A single region of the Nocardioides aquaticus genome encodes:
- a CDS encoding class I SAM-dependent methyltransferase: protein MSTIPIGDAVAGLMRDGLPVRFEAYDGSTAGPRDASITLRLRNRRGLAYLMTAPGDLGLARAYVAGDLELEGAHPGDPYDAMSLILNHTKFRRPSAKELVELVRGLGLSNLKPPAPPPQEHLPRWRRVMEGMRHSVTRDADAIAHHYDVSNAFYELVLGPSMTYTCAVYPEHDASLEQAQAEKYDLVCRKLGLQPGMRLLDVGCGWGGMVRHAARHYGVRALGVTLSREQAGWAKEAIDREGLGDLAEVRHSDYRDVLEGDFDAVSSIGLTEHIGIRQYPAYFSFLRDRLRPEGRLLNHCITRPHNRPEETGAFIDRYVFPDGELTGSGTIVGAMQDVGLEVAHEENLRHHYAMTLRDWNANLVEHWDEAVAEVGLGTARVWGLYMASSRIAFERNEIQLHQVLGVRTTDDGADGLPLRPTW from the coding sequence ATGAGCACGATCCCCATCGGCGACGCGGTCGCCGGACTGATGCGCGACGGGCTCCCCGTGCGCTTCGAGGCCTACGACGGCAGCACGGCGGGCCCGCGCGACGCGTCGATCACCCTGCGCCTGCGCAACCGGCGCGGGCTGGCGTACCTGATGACGGCGCCGGGCGACCTCGGCCTGGCCCGGGCCTACGTGGCCGGCGACCTCGAGCTCGAGGGCGCCCACCCCGGCGACCCGTACGACGCGATGTCGCTGATCCTGAACCACACGAAGTTCCGGCGGCCCTCGGCCAAGGAGCTCGTCGAGCTGGTCCGCGGGCTCGGGCTGTCGAACCTCAAGCCGCCGGCGCCGCCGCCCCAGGAGCACCTGCCGCGCTGGCGCCGGGTGATGGAGGGCATGCGGCACTCGGTGACCCGCGACGCCGACGCGATCGCCCACCACTACGACGTGTCCAACGCGTTCTACGAGCTGGTGCTCGGCCCGTCGATGACCTACACCTGCGCGGTCTACCCCGAGCACGACGCCAGCCTCGAGCAGGCGCAGGCCGAGAAGTACGACCTGGTGTGCCGCAAGCTCGGCCTCCAGCCGGGGATGCGGCTGCTCGACGTGGGCTGCGGCTGGGGTGGCATGGTCCGCCACGCCGCTCGCCACTACGGCGTCCGCGCGCTCGGGGTGACGCTGTCGCGCGAGCAGGCCGGCTGGGCCAAGGAGGCCATCGACCGCGAGGGCCTCGGCGACCTGGCGGAGGTCCGCCACAGCGACTACCGCGACGTGCTCGAGGGCGACTTCGACGCGGTCAGCTCGATCGGGCTCACCGAGCACATCGGGATCCGGCAGTACCCGGCGTACTTCTCGTTCCTGCGCGACCGGCTGCGCCCGGAGGGCCGGCTGCTGAACCACTGCATCACCCGCCCGCACAACCGGCCGGAGGAGACGGGTGCCTTCATCGACCGCTACGTCTTCCCCGACGGCGAGCTGACGGGGTCGGGGACGATCGTCGGCGCCATGCAGGACGTCGGGCTGGAGGTCGCGCACGAGGAGAACCTGCGCCACCACTACGCGATGACGCTGCGCGACTGGAACGCCAACCTGGTCGAGCACTGGGACGAGGCGGTGGCCGAGGTCGGGCTCGGCACGGCCCGCGTCTGGGGGCTCTACATGGCCAGCTCGCGGATCGCCTTCGAGCGCAACGAGATCCAGCTGCACCAGGTGCTCGGCGTGCGCACGACCGACGACGGCGCCGACGGGCTGCCGCTGCGCCCCACCTGGTGA
- the era gene encoding GTPase Era yields MSHDWAEGHRSGFASFVGRPNAGKSTLTNALVGTKVAITSDKPQTTRSVVRGIVHRDDAQLVLVDTPGLHRPRTLLGERLNDLVRTTWAEVDVVAVCFPADEKVGPGDRFIVTELAKVRRTVKVAVATKTDLATPEQIGQHLMDIERLGRETDTDWAEIVPVSAVAGDQVALLEDLLVAQMPEGPPLYPGGELTDTPDETLVGELVREAALDGVRDELPHSIAVVIEEMVPREGRPADRPLLDVHANLFVERDSQKGIVIGRKGARLQEVGTNARKQIEALLGTPVHLDLRVKVAKDWQRDPRQLRRLGF; encoded by the coding sequence ATGTCGCACGACTGGGCCGAGGGCCACCGCAGCGGCTTCGCGTCCTTCGTCGGCCGGCCCAACGCCGGCAAGTCGACGCTGACGAACGCCCTGGTCGGGACCAAGGTGGCGATCACCTCCGACAAGCCGCAGACGACGCGCAGCGTGGTGCGCGGCATCGTGCACCGCGACGACGCCCAGCTCGTGCTGGTCGACACCCCCGGTCTGCACCGCCCGCGCACGCTGCTCGGCGAGCGGCTGAACGACCTCGTGCGCACCACCTGGGCCGAGGTCGACGTCGTCGCGGTCTGCTTCCCCGCCGACGAGAAGGTCGGCCCCGGGGACCGCTTCATCGTCACCGAGCTGGCCAAGGTGCGCCGTACCGTCAAGGTCGCGGTGGCCACCAAGACCGACCTCGCGACGCCCGAGCAGATCGGGCAGCACCTGATGGACATCGAGCGCCTCGGGCGCGAGACCGACACCGACTGGGCCGAGATCGTGCCCGTCTCGGCCGTCGCCGGCGACCAGGTGGCGCTGCTCGAGGACCTCCTCGTCGCGCAGATGCCCGAGGGCCCGCCGCTCTACCCGGGTGGTGAGCTGACCGACACCCCGGACGAGACGCTGGTCGGTGAGCTGGTCCGCGAGGCCGCCCTCGACGGCGTGCGCGACGAGCTGCCCCACTCGATCGCGGTCGTCATCGAGGAGATGGTGCCCCGCGAGGGCCGCCCCGCCGACCGGCCGCTGCTCGACGTGCACGCGAACCTGTTCGTCGAGCGCGACTCCCAGAAGGGCATCGTGATCGGCCGCAAGGGGGCCCGGCTCCAGGAGGTCGGCACGAACGCGCGCAAGCAGATCGAGGCGCTGCTCGGCACCCCCGTGCACCTCGACCTGCGGGTCAAGGTGGCCAAGGACTGGCAGCGCGACCCCCGCCAGCTGCGCCGGCTCGGCTTCTGA
- a CDS encoding siderophore-interacting protein — MSTRAGLHTATVVAREQVSPHLVRLRLSGAGMGGFTSSGVPDEWVSLVVPGQFQARYYTVRSWDGAELVLDVVVHDEGLVTEWVARDCTGEEVVVSDARGSYDPPPDAGWVVLVGDLTALPAMARVCETTDLPVRVWAEVPDDPRLLADYLPTSGAGGAEVTWVPSPGDGTSGLAAVVEELVWPDGPGYFWMAGESSQMRAIRKQVMREKRLASHEYAVMGYWRAHARRQPRSVDPGPIWRAGKAAGKTDEQIWADYDAAQQRQQQDEANDG; from the coding sequence ATGAGCACCCGGGCCGGCCTCCACACCGCGACCGTCGTCGCCCGCGAGCAGGTCTCACCGCACCTCGTGCGGCTGCGCCTCTCCGGCGCCGGGATGGGCGGGTTCACCTCCAGCGGCGTGCCCGACGAGTGGGTCTCGCTGGTCGTCCCGGGGCAGTTCCAGGCCCGCTACTACACCGTCCGCTCGTGGGACGGCGCGGAGCTGGTGCTCGACGTGGTGGTCCACGACGAGGGCCTGGTGACCGAGTGGGTCGCCCGTGACTGCACCGGCGAGGAGGTCGTGGTCTCCGACGCCCGGGGCTCCTACGACCCCCCGCCCGACGCCGGCTGGGTGGTGCTGGTCGGCGACCTCACCGCGCTGCCCGCGATGGCACGGGTGTGCGAGACGACCGACCTGCCGGTGCGGGTGTGGGCCGAGGTGCCCGACGACCCGCGCCTGCTCGCCGACTACCTCCCGACGTCCGGGGCGGGCGGCGCGGAGGTCACCTGGGTGCCGAGCCCCGGCGACGGCACCAGCGGCCTGGCCGCGGTGGTCGAGGAGCTCGTGTGGCCCGACGGCCCGGGGTACTTCTGGATGGCGGGGGAGTCCTCGCAGATGCGGGCCATCCGCAAGCAGGTGATGCGCGAGAAGCGCCTGGCCAGCCACGAGTACGCCGTGATGGGCTACTGGCGCGCCCATGCCCGGCGGCAGCCGCGCAGCGTGGACCCGGGACCCATCTGGCGCGCCGGCAAGGCGGCAGGCAAGACTGACGAGCAGATCTGGGCCGACTACGACGCGGCGCAGCAGCGACAGCAGCAGGACGAGGCGAACGATGGCTGA
- a CDS encoding septum formation family protein yields the protein MRPRLAAAPAVAVLLLATACSGGSGSSPDPAPADPSTSAPSPSATPPLRAEEVAAPEEGACYDLGYDDALAPTTTVRSTACGREHTAQTFATGRLETVVDGHLLAVDAARVRSQPEQECQERLGGFVGGTEEARRLSMLRTVWFTPTVAQSDRGAEWFRCDVIAVGADEELADLGQDLEGTLATTDGAGRYGMCGTAAPDAEAFERVVCAREHTWRAISVVDLPDGDYPGAAAAREAGQAPCEDAGRDAAADPAEFEWGYEWPDAEQWAAGQTYGRCWAPD from the coding sequence ATGCGCCCCCGCCTCGCCGCGGCGCCCGCCGTCGCCGTGCTGCTGCTGGCGACGGCCTGCTCGGGCGGGTCGGGCTCCTCGCCGGACCCGGCCCCCGCGGACCCGTCGACGTCGGCACCGTCGCCGTCGGCCACGCCCCCGCTGCGCGCCGAGGAGGTCGCCGCCCCCGAGGAGGGCGCCTGCTACGACCTCGGGTACGACGACGCCCTCGCCCCGACGACCACCGTCCGGTCGACCGCCTGCGGGCGTGAGCACACCGCCCAGACCTTCGCCACCGGCCGGCTCGAGACCGTCGTGGACGGGCACCTGCTCGCCGTCGACGCCGCCCGGGTGCGCAGCCAGCCCGAGCAGGAGTGCCAGGAGCGCCTCGGGGGGTTCGTCGGCGGGACCGAGGAGGCGCGTCGGCTGAGCATGCTGCGCACCGTGTGGTTCACCCCCACCGTCGCGCAGAGCGACCGGGGCGCGGAGTGGTTCCGCTGCGACGTGATCGCCGTGGGCGCCGACGAGGAGCTCGCCGACCTCGGGCAAGACCTCGAGGGCACGCTCGCCACCACCGACGGCGCCGGCCGCTACGGCATGTGCGGCACCGCCGCGCCCGACGCCGAGGCGTTCGAGCGCGTCGTCTGCGCGCGTGAGCACACCTGGCGCGCGATCTCGGTGGTGGACCTGCCCGACGGCGACTACCCCGGGGCGGCCGCCGCCCGCGAGGCCGGCCAGGCGCCCTGCGAGGACGCCGGCCGGGACGCCGCCGCCGACCCGGCCGAGTTCGAGTGGGGCTACGAGTGGCCGGACGCCGAGCAGTGGGCGGCGGGACAGACGTACGGCCGCTGCTGGGCGCCCGACTGA